The Biomphalaria glabrata chromosome 6, xgBioGlab47.1, whole genome shotgun sequence genomic interval CACATGTTTtacctttgtattttgttttcaagtgtCTCAGAGAGCTGTTTTCATCTACGGAAGGCTACAGTCCAGCACAGACCACCATTAAAAGTATGCTGGGGCAGGCTGTCAATCGGAGGTACAATATTGCCTATAAGACAGCGGCAGGTTTGGATGAGAAGGTAAGAGTGAAGTAGGTAtggtttaaaaataacttttagcATTTAGCTTGACAAAAATCTTtgattttaatgtaattttctatttcattcacATCTATTTGGTTTTAGCCTTTATCGTCTCCCTCTATCTGGATATAGTATTTATTatatagtgtttatagtttttattATCCACATCTATCTGGTCATAGTATTTATTATCCACATCTATCTGTTCATAGTATTTAATCTATCTGATCATAGTATTTATTATTCACACCTATCTGAATCTATTGACTTGTTTAATGATATAgttatgaactttttttttctctccatatctagatcttaactttgtatacaaattatatGGACAGTTACCTAGACAAAGACTATGTGTTAGACAATCACAGGTGTATGTGGCTGAGGGCTATGGGTGAAAACTTTGACACTGTCAATATGGTAAGAACAGTTCATTCATaaggagattttgtttttgtctgtctCACCCATTTAAATAGAACATGACCAAGTCagatatttatataggtctgtttCACTTCCCTGTGTGTTAGAATACTAAACGTTAGGTTCTATTTTcccttaaggaaaaaaaaaaaagaaaatcatttagCATTAACTgtcattaaaaaattgaaagagGTCTCAAAATTGAAGCTGatttcaaaattttaatttcattcaagTCTCTGATAGTTACTAGTATGATTTCTAACTTAATGAAATAAGGACCTTTGAAAAGTTATAATGATGTCAGTTTATAAGGCAGTAGACTTTCTGTTGCAATATTTATACATGATAATGaacatattatattttaatgacaGGAAAATCTCAGTTGTCACTGTGTAACATAAATAACACCATtttgttgtgtttgtttttaggaTTTATCTCAAAAGAAATGGCCTGGTCCTATCCATAAGGAGGTAGAGTATTTTATAATGTACAGtgtgtattaaataataatagttagctggaaaatgtttcaaataaacatttattttactgtCTTAGCGCATCTTTTTTAtgttatacaattttttttcctcttcaaTTGTATTGATTTGGCTACCAAATGacttaaaatgttaatttactatacatatttatttgtgtgtgcTACTCGTCAACATCTCCATTGGTTAATTTGGTGCATGGCTGTACTTCAATCATTTCAGATTGGCAATTTTCTGCTGGATATGATTTTGTATGATCTCAAAATTAATGCAAATTTACTGCGGCCCAGCTTACCTCAGTACGgtcacttttatttatttattttatagaacatgattatttttatttaagaacTTAACTTGCAAGTGAAAAATCTAGCTataaaaatttagatttattttgtaaCAATTCAATATTTTTGTGTTCCTGCGAGAAGAGGACAATAGTTTTTAAATACACGCCATTGTTTTCTAGGAGAATGGTTCCTGCTTTCAGTACCATATATCGTCCAGATATCACAATGTTAAGCTCATCAGAAATAAAGGTACCTTTTTATCTTGCTTGTATCTGTAGTTCTAAAACTAATGACTTTTTATCTTGCTTGTACCTGTACTTCTAAAACTAATGACTTTTTATCTTGCTTGTGCCTGTAGTTCTAAAACTAATGACTTTTTACCTTGCTTGTACCTGTACTTCTAAAACTAGTGACTTTATACCTTGCTTGTACCTTTACTTCTAAAACTAGTGACTTTTTACCTTGCTTGTACCTGTACTTCTAAAACTAGTGACTTTTTACCTTGCTTGTACCTGTACTTCTAAAACTAGTGACCTTTTACCTTGCTTGTACCTGTATTTCTAAAACTAGTGACTTTTTACCTTGCTTGTACCTGTACTTCTAAAACTAGTGACTTTTTATCTTGCTTGTACCTGTACTTCTAAAACTAGTGACTTTTTATCTTGCTTGTACCTGTACTTCTAAAACTAATGACTTTTTATCTTGCTTGTACTTGTACTTCTAAATATAATgactttttttctcttgcttGTACCTGTTGTTTTAAAACTGACTTTTTCTCTTGCTTGTACCTGTAGTTCCAAAGACTTTTTATCACACCAgccatttttcatttaaaactatatttatagttttcttctttttgtctgACAGCTTCATCCCATAGTGGCCAGGCTGTTCAAGGTTGATAGTATTGAATCTTTTACCTTTGATCCTAGCATAGTACCCATGTTGTCTCCCCCTGTGCCTTGGGTGTCTAAAAACATTGGAGGACTTATGCTTGGTTCTCGTAAGTTATTTTGGTCCcctattttattaaatgtgcACATTTGAAtttgaatctttaaaaaaaaaaacaaccttaaaattgtaaaataactttaaaaaacccAGAACAAACTTAGAAACCACTTTTCTGTACTTTTTGTCATTCAGTTGAAACCAAACTATTTGTTGTCAACCAAGATTACCTTATGAATTGTTTCAGAGTAGGCACATTGTGTAGCTGCCAATTTAAAGACATGTTGTGTGTCCTAGTGCATAACTTGtttttctgtattatttttctttagctGCGCTTATCCGCATGGGGTATGATATGCATCATCTGGACATTCTGAAAAATGTGAAAGACTCCCAGTTCCCGGCAGTATTGGACAGTCTAAATACTCTCAGTGCTTGTGCCTGGATAATAAATAAACCGGTATAAGTCAAGTTCTCCTTGCAGTACTAGTGTGAATGTAGTAGTAATAAAGGAATTGCTTTGGTAATAAACATttgatgtgtgtttgtgtatgacataaaaaaaaaattaaatgtaaaactttttttgtttcaggtCTTGGACCTTCAGATAGAGATATTTAACAGCAATGGAAATtctttattgaaaatttctCCACCTGCTGCTGATCTCCCCCCCTTGCCTACTATCAAAGCGTAAGTTGATCAGAATGTAGAATTGTGTGTGCTAACAGAGTATTGAGTTGAATCTGTTGTAAGACAAAGTCTCTTTTGGATTTGTAAAGTGGTTTGAAATTGTTGTAGTACTTGTCTGCTATAAAGAAAAAGGTTGAAATGTTTATGTGGTCATGTCCCAACAGAGAAATGACCATGAAAGATAAAGCTACAGTCTACAGAGAGAGGATGCAGCTCCAGCAGCAAAAGCAAGATGTCCATGGATTGTGGTGTTCAGATCTTTATAGACTCTCCATCGCCAACAAAGtaagaattctttttttatttcaaattgtaaaaaaggatttgttttgttatagacatttatttaagacattttttaacgaaacattattttaaataacaattgGTTTAGTCCAATTCTCTTTGATTCCAGTATCGTGATGAGATCTTTTGGTTTCCTCATTCCATGGATTTCAGAGGGCGGACATATCCTCTGCCACCTCATTTCAACCATTTaggtaagaaaaatatttttttttttaatgattaccTTCATCAgcgatgaatttattttctcatGATTAGTACATAATTTGTAAGACCATAAActgtatcatttatttttttttttacagggaGTGACAATGTCCGAGGCATGCTGCTGTTTGCTAAAGGGAAACGACTTGGAGAGAAAGGTTATGATTGGCTGAAAATTCATTTGGTGAATTTaacaggttttaaaaaaaggtatgtGAAGTAGCCACTAAGAAAAAGTTTATTAGCCGTCACAGTTAATAATGTTGTGTAGTGGGCACATCACTTCAAAACAGAGGGAGTCTAAATAATAATGTTGTGTGGTGGGTACATCACTTCCAAACAGAGGAAGTCTAAATAATAATGTTGTGTGTGGTGGGTACAGCACTTCAAAACAGAGGAAGTCTAAATAATAATGGTGTGTGGTGGGTACATCACTTCAAAACAGAGGAAGTCTAAATAATAATGTTGTGTGGTGGGTACATCACTTCCAAACAGAGGAAGTCTAAATAATAATGTTGTGTGTGGTGGGTACATCACTTCAAAACAGAGGAAGTCTAAATAATAATGGTGTGTGGTGGGTACATCACTTCAAAACAGAGGAAGTCTAAATAATAATGGTGTGTGGTGGGTACATCACTTCAAAACAGAGGAAGTCTAAATAATAATGGTGTGTGGTGGGTACATCACTTCAAAACAGAGGAAGTCTAAATAATAATGGTGTGTGTGGTGGGTACATCACTTCAAAACAGAGGAAGTCTAAATAATAATGGTGTGTGTGGTGGGTACATCACTTCCAAACAGACGAAGTCTAAATAATAATGGTGTGTGTGGTGGGTACATCACTTCCAAACAGAGGAAGTCTAAATAATAATGTTGTGTGTGGTGGGTACATCACTTCAAAACAGAGGAAGTCTAAATAATAATGGTGTGTGTGGTGGGTACATCACTTCCAAACAGATGAAGTTTAAATAATAATGGTGTGTGTGGTGGGTACATCACTTCCAAACAGAGGAAGTCTAAATAATAATGTTGTGTGTGGTGGGTACATCACTTCAAAACAGAGGAAGTCTAAATAATAATGGTGTGTGTGGTGGGTACAGCACTTCGAAACAGAGAAAGTCTAAATAATAATGGTGTGTGGTGGGTACAAACACAGGAAGCCTAAATCCCTGTCAAAACTTGTGAATTTCTTGGATAACTTTTGATGTCACACTTGATTATTTGACTGCTTTTCATAATTACACATCACTCATTGAATGTTAAAATTGAATCCACTAATGCTAGTGTCTGTTTTCTATGACTATCTAGATGTTCCAACCAAGAGAGACTGGACTATGCTAACAGCATTATGGACTTGATTCTGGATTCAGCTGACAGACCAATGACAGTAAGTGGGGTAGCAGCTTTTAGTTCACTGTAGGATGTCACTTCCTAATTTATTGGTCACACTTATACTTCCCTTTGTTTACATTGACCAATCATGCCAGGTATATGCATCAAGTGaaggctaaaaataaataagtaagaTAATATTCTTCAATATTTGTATGGTCTCAAAATGAATTCAGCATAACAAAATGGATAGAAAACAAGACATCTGAAATAATGCTCAAGTCAGTTAATAGATGCTATTGATCATGTTCGCTTGATGAGTACACATTTGTTTTCCTTCGAATTCCTTTAATTTTGATAGTATTTCCATTGTCATCAATTGCGTTGATTAACTTCTAAATAATGTACTGACTAGGTTTAGGTTTGTAAATATCACACTTTTGACTCTAAAAGAACTGTTTAAAACTGGGGTTGTTTAATCCATTAGAAACAATGCTGCtcgcattattttttttagatcaaaagATTtaatgtctgtctggtagaatATGGGCGTAAGGTTTCAGTGATTGAATGTCATGGTCGTTTAAGTTCGGTTTTTGAATTCCATGGTATTAGAGGTTCAGGGTTTGAATCATGGTAGTCCAGGGTTTGAGTCTCGAGGTAGTTAAatgatttataaattttaataataagaGTTTAATGATGAATAGAGATCTAAATTTTAATGtgcatttaaaataaacttatgTTAGAAGCACATGAAGCGGGTCTGTCTTTTTTTTGCCAAATCTATTTTGATATTCCTAAGACTGTTTTAGTAAAAAATCTTACTGGCATTCATTCAGTTGAAtcgattttttatttaatcaataatttattctatagtttgaaaatatttgttgtttgtttcaaaaataGTTCAAATGTCTGTGTTGAAATTTCACATTGAGTTTATAGTACTTACGTGTTTGTTTCCTTTTATGTTGCATAATACATTTGTACTGATCTTCAGGGTAACAAATGGTGGCAAAAGGCTGATGAGCCCTGGCAAGCCTTGGCATGCTGCATGGAGATAGCAAAAATTGAAAGATACACTGGCAGAAAGGAAGATTACATTTGTCACTTCCCAGTGCATCAGGTAAGGTTTTAGTCTAGCTGTGTTCAGAAATGTGTCATTTGTCCTTGCTTTTGAAATAAGCTTATTTAATGAAACATGTAGAGAATGTTTGACTTTGTAAAAGgaaagtaaagttttcctttcagactttgcaatctaaagggcagatgatgtaaaggtcatctgttgatGTGGCCAACAGttacgagggtttcatgtggccagcacaacaaccaacttcctttacttttccttaactaatgtcagataccctggctggactcagaggtgcccaaagatcatccaatttaaaatcccagtcttcaccaggattctgaTTGACTATGAAGCATATTTAAGTAGACAATCTATCAAAGGCTTTGAAGAAATGTTAAATGAAGTTGATgttagttttgaaaaaaaaaagtaaaaaaagttttttttttgccatccctttattgtttttttttttttaaaacaaagtcttGGTTGCAATATGTATGGCAGCTATTGTAAATTCACAAATTCAATCTTTATTAAGGTCTGAACTATGTTTGTCCAACAGGATGGCTCATGCAATGGCCTCCAGCATTATGCAGCTCTAGGTCGAGATCAAGCTGGAGCTGAGTCTGTTAACCTCCATCCTTTTGAAAATCCAAAGGATGTGTACAGTGATGTGGTGGAACTGGTACgtacaattaaacatttttttttacactaaagcAAGACACCTTGCCCCTAGTTGTTCTGATAATTGTTTTAGGTAGATATTATATGATCATTTATGTCTTTCAGAAGATGGATAGGCtatatcttttcattttttttaggtgtttttctatttaaattatGTGTAGAACAGTTGCCCTCAATAGATTTAAGGATGATATTATTGTCAGACTCTTGGCTGTGTCATTGTCTTAGGGAAGAGTGTTTCCGTTATTAACCCAGTAGCCTCTATTTCCATATTTTATTCCtgtcttttaaacaaaaaaaaatctcattggACAAAAAATCTCTTGAGtttctacaaacaaacaaaaaaaaaacacatttaaaaagaaaacaaatgttatttaaaaagtctACTTCCAATAACATTTGATCAGAAGAaagtaacaaaatgaaaatatctaaaaacatCCAATGTTCATtcataagttttttttgtttttttttgttttttaatgtgcgATTCGATTGACATTAACTGGTCACAGTTTGATTGTAGTTTTAGCTTCATAttgaccacaaaaaaaaaattcattccaaTTTGTCCATTCAGGTTGAAAAAATTAGAAAGAGAGATGCTGAACAGGGGAATGAAATTGCAAAAGTTTTGGAAGGATTTGTCAAACGAAAGGTAggattttacaaaataaatatattaatggaAACCAGAATTAGATCCTTCTCTTCAatgcttgtttaaaaaaaaattatacttgctaaaattgtgtaaataaacaaatatggaCAGTTTCTTTTCATAACTTTTGTTATAGAGGGAATGTAACTTAGAGATTACGATTGAACTCTGTTCTATGTGACAAATCCAGGTGATTAAGCAAACCATCATGACTACAGTCTATGGAGTGACTCGGTTCGGGGCTAAGCTTCAGATCCATCGCCAGTTGAAGGATATCAAAGACTTCCCAATCGAACAAGCATGGCCGGCAAGCATTTACTTGACCCATACGACCTTCAGTTGTCTGAGAGAAATGTTTACTGCCACTAAAGATATTCAGGTTCGAGACGATTTCTATCATAGccttccattttttaaatgtgttcatTGACTTCAAGAAAACTTTTGGGTGAAGTTTTATACAGTTATCTGCagtaaaaaaaagatctttctCATCCTTGGTAATTCTAACACAGAAATGTTTCCATGAatgtcaaatgttttgttttgataaaTTGATAATGTAgtgtgaaataaacattttttattatttccacCAGGACTGGTTGACAGAAACTGCTAGACAGATTTCAACTTTTGCTCCCGTTGACTGGGTTACTCCCCTTGGTTTTCCTGTTCTTCAACCTTACTTTAAGAAAATTTCTAAGGCTGAAACTAAACATGACAAATTGTAAGTACAGGAGCAGCTTTCAGAGAAGTTATAGCCGCTTTTGTTagtcaattactaagttatagCCACTTTTGTTAGTCAATCACTAAGTTATAGCCACTTTTGTTAGTCAATCACTAAATCATGTAATATTCAAAAGTTATGTGCAATATCAGAGTTCATAATTTGATAAGTTATATAATGTCTGTTGCTATATGCCTGTGGGTTTGCTAGGGTAAAAAGAGCTATATGAAGTATGAAATGTAATAAGATACAATTGTGGTAGAATGATTTCTGAATAATAATGGCTTTTGTATCAAGACCAAATATTCTTCTGTATACATTAACATACTTCGTTAGCTGTATAAgctagtttgttttaaaaaaaaggttgttgaaAAGATATAATTCAAACATAATTGTACAGAACTAAATATTTGAATACAAATGGTCAGTAGGACAAACTATATCCTCAAAATACTTGTAGTAATACATATTACTTATGAATGATTATGATTAATACTATAATTGATTTATAATCTGTTTGAGGGTCTGATTGACATTTCTCTTCTATGTCTACCAGTAAACCTAATGGCATGAAACAAAAGAATGCCTTCCCACCAAACTTTATCCATTCCCTGGACTCTACGCACATGATGTTAACATCTTTGTATTGTATGCAGTAAGTAACTGATGCTTTGACTATTATCTGAGTGATTTGGACTTTTAgggaacattttaaaattgtatgtaaatttatttaactcttcaAGACCGCAATGACGCTGACAGCGTCCAGTCCCCCGGCCATGATAACGTAATGACGCTTCCAGTGTCCAATCACTATTTCCCTGtttacttctttttcttttctaatccaCGTTTTCAATCCCTTAAATGGTTTAAGTGAATTATTcatccctagatctagtaaaagtaGTAAACGAAAGGGGGCGTCGCCCCAGCCATGCCCTAGTATATCTAGAAAGAAACCTCactaaaagtgtaaatattgataaagtttgttttgttatgttttttttaatagatcaaTTATTTCATACAATAATAATGATTGAGGACTGttgaaatattcttttttttacttgggaAAGTCAGTTTTTaaagatcaaataaaaaaaaaataaattttcatatCTGAAATtacctaattttttttccagtgaCTATCTATAACATTGAAAGATAAATTATCTTGtagtacattcaatttccaacaaaattttatataacatgtctatgttttaacaaacagaaaaaacagTATGACGTTTATAAAAAGGCATATGTGATAAAaattgtggggaaaaaaaaataattccggTAGAATGAGACAAAAATTACGTTTTTTAAgagttaataatttttttctttctctagtgCTGGTACTACTTTTGTCTCTGTTCATGACTGCTACTGGACCCATGCATGTGATGTGCCTATTATGAACAAAGTAAGTGTCTAGAATTATCATGCGATGTAACAGAATTCTCTCCACTATTATTTTTGTGCACACACAGGCTGTTCTAATAGCTTAAAGTTGCTGTTTGAAATTTTCAGATCTGCAGGGAACAATTTGTCAGCATGCACAAACAGCCATTGTTGGAAGATTTGTCTGAACATTTGATTGACCAAGTGAAGAAATACTCTCAACTACCTCATTTGTAAGTACTATTACTATTAGCTGGTAATGCTCTAGATTGTGGtaagaaagatgtttttttatttgccaaCGTGGCACAAATTATCAAAAGAGAACAAtttatttaaagtctttttgtaGACCTTTTCGTTTGTTTTATCTTGGGTGTAGTAACCAGAAGTTTGACCCTGCATCTGTATGGAGACATGCTGATAGGACTAGCCATTAGTAAAAATTGGCAGTTGCTcaagaaacattttatttttgtgagaCTATTCTCTTTTGCTTGTTCAGAACCACATTTGTTTGACCCATTCTGAACAGCATCACATTTGTTTGACCCATTCTGAACAGCATCACATTTGTTTGACCCATTCTGAACAGCACCACATTCGTTTGACCCATTCTGAACAGCATCACATTTGTTTGACCCATTCTGAACAGCATCACATTTGTTTGACCCATTCTGAACAGCACCACATTCGTTTGACCCATTCTGAACAGCACCAAATTCGTTTGACCCATTCTGAACAGCATCACATTTGTTTGACCCATTCTGAACAGCATCACATTTGTTTGACCAACTCTGAACAACATCACATTTggttaataaaaaatgttatgaatGTATATAAAaggtttaactttttaaaatgtgtgcCCTTTGTGTCTGCTAAATGCTGACTATTTTCTGTCATATTggtacattatgtttgtttttattgccTAGTTGGCTGATTATGTCATTGATTTAGGTTTGCTATCTATTTTCTGTCATATTggtacattatgtttgtttttattgccTAGTTGGCTGATTATGTCATTGATTTAGGTTTGCTATCTATTTTCTGTCATATTggtacattatgtttgtttttattgccTAGTTGGCTGATTATGTCATTGATTTAGGTTTGCGATCTATTTTCTGTCATATTggtacattatgtttgtttttattgccTAGTTGGCTGATTATGTCATTGATTTAGGTTTGCGATAATTGGTTCTGATCCAACATGGTCTTCTTACACATTAGTTATGGATCTTTCCAGATATGTGTTAAAAATAACTGTCTATTGGTACTTACTGGTACTTAAATTTTTTAACTCGCAAAGTGATGTGTTGAACTCTGTTGaattattattgaaataaacGAATGAAGATCTAATTGGTGTTAATGTCAAGTTAAATTTGTTTCCTTTTGATGTCTTGAAGAAGCTCAGTATTGAGATATTGTTAGATTGTATTTACCTTAATGCCTTTTGATAAATTCTCAAGGTTTTGTTCTCACTATATGGagtaaattttcaaaaaaaaaattactatataGATTAGTTGGTCAGGcaaataaaatgacattataCAAAAACTAGAACTTAACAAGCTGTTTAAACATGATTTGATCTATTCCAGGCAAGAGGAACTAAAAGACAAAAATGTAGCCTCATTATTGAAACTGCTGACTGATATTCCAAGAAGAGGTAATACTATTCTTTGATCTTTGCTTTTCTAGTCCATCTTGTTTTTTGATTCCTTTATAACGAGAAGGTTTTGTTAtgcttttaattattattattatagcttttatatagcgctactttcatgcctatagcatgctcagagcgcgtttggtccaatttcatttgtgaaccagtgggggggggggggagggggtatctaggagttggttttccgtgctgcctttaggcgctcagtaaatacaactctgcccgagtcgggtgtcaaacctcgagcccttttctaggtagccaagccaagttcaagcgcacttggcctctggaccacgcttcccaccatttCATTCTTAGTACtcatagtttataaataattatgttgTCATGAAGTTTTTGGCAACCGAGCATTTTAAACTTATTCCATGACCTTTTGATGGCTACAGATTGATATGAAATACATAGTCATTCTAAAATCccatgtattttttaattttttttttgaaatctcatttcttttcaattttaattttcgTGTGTACTTAAAACCTTTGTCTTTGTTAGCCCACTTTATACAGACTATTATAAGAGTACATAATGTGAAATAAATTCCTCCTATAGTGTAGTTCATTTTGTGCAATGacaataaagaaaacatttaagtGGCTAATTGTATAGGCACATTTAGTTCACATGCAGTAACGTTTTAAGAGTCATGGAACAAAGTAACTAGTAACTACACAAACTGCTTGACactttttgttaatttattgagatctatgaaacatttttttgtgtttttccaTAGTTACATTTGATTTCAAAACttttatatatagcctatatatatatatatttatttatttatttatatagattgatataacacttttttttttattcttccaTAGGTACATTTGATTTAAACAATGTCCTCAAGTCAACTTATTTCTTCAGTTGATTTAGACTATTTTGACTTTGAAATGCAGGAAAGGAAAAAGACTTGAGTCATTTTAGTTTCTATGTATAAAAGAAATACtactttgacaaaaaaatacTAAGCCCAATCAATGAAGGCCTAGTGGAAATGATGAGAATGCTGCTTCGCTCAAAATAAAACTTCCTAACTCAATGGACAAGACATTAAGCAATTGCTTGAGTAAAAGCCTGACCGTTGACTGATTCACTAAAGAAGATGTCTTCTGGCTAGGAGAGGAATAGAAATTTGCTTGTGTTTACCATTGCACCATCTTTACCGTGTACAGCAAAGGTTTTATGATGATAAGTGAGAGATAATTGGATACTATCATGACAGTAATGCTGCCTAACAAATCTAACATTGGTAAATCATGTTACCATTACATGAATTTTATCTAGCTCAAGGCTGTCCACCTTTGTGACTGTCATACATCTTATTTTGTATTCTACTTTAGATATATCTTAAAACCTTGCCAGTTCTGGGTTTAAAAACCAAGGGAAAACAACATTGGTCTGTTGTATGTAGATGAAATTATAAGCCATAATTGttgatcaaattttttttactgaataTTTTTCAGCCTAAAGTAAATGTAATCCACACTATTAATTTGCTCAGGTTCTGTAAAAGGAATAGTTAGTTTGATCCTGTAACTAGTGTCATGTACAAGAAATCTGGTATAAACATCTTAATGTTTGTACAGAACTATGCATCTGAAGAAAAAGTCTATCAAAACTTTGCTAGTTGAAAAAAACTTCAACATTAAGTAACCTGATCCTTACAGTTTGTAATTACATTACATGTGATTTCTCTTCTTTACATAAGTAACCTCTATTTACAATCTCTAATTGAAATAATGGGATTCAACTTGACCTTGTCCTTCTTGCTGAGGAAGAACTAGTCAACACGATGTTAAGGGTAATAGTCTTGTGTGTTTGGTTGCAGGGATGCCATCAACTATTTGCTGTTTCTATGTGGATTGATGCACCGGTATCTAATGAGAAAATGTATTGCTTGACTTCCATTGGTGATCCTCTCAGAACTGTGTatctggtct includes:
- the LOC106070308 gene encoding DNA-directed RNA polymerase, mitochondrial-like, giving the protein MFLGKIGADLYKKCIAARKDVRNVTLFTTKYKRFSSFSGVATSKAKSSVPVSHFTTATKYNYSTSVRPQMTATLQQWKKKKRKSKAQQKNEMEQLQQDLVKILTKRAIQLVKNKSLLDAQRRVILTHAFTNMSGGNDGENHLSLISSESCESAALSKFINKSDFIAHQVEAHLTNPKRQNMGQHVKQQTLKALNGYQHAPARPASQTNTFLSSAVTLKHSAVKTQTKQPRSARKSFLYSELFPESLKSHSILPTKESNFESNFKNFVAEIEIARNKNLDVSHSWREEYHSTDAEKSPLSTGFVNENNTNTVQVTSALHPEVVIGGKVKQDLHIRRDSIKQQLTIPSDIPPSLSSPAIIPPSFITAHNTEHAVDVLYDACVHDGTVADSEEALEESSSVKSSAAVAGVKGKYLKDGKTMRTSAKEADKVKVSHQNHKKYSKLSNLNVSNELQELIEKSFVDACCFSGNVLLAVRNLQYLSLKQKISSVDVFNRLIHSLAKKKDLKTVKILFAMIVKQGLSPTLQTYAACLECFGRMNKFDVVQCQKLISDARNKGLDIGEIANQCNFESDEFNFVLKAIKAVEPTFQPNPPHYDLKYKHELLTYLNTPNNEALEKNQYALDMSKSDMMQRVTAQLEMEQKGEVVVDSIYTNSKGNSEKMKCLQKKVLESWNKVLLDAFQERLLSLEKKAKDNGNMTLYPYLKLLPPEDYVKIIFTCLRELFSSTEGYSPAQTTIKSMLGQAVNRRYNIAYKTAAGLDEKILTLYTNYMDSYLDKDYVLDNHRCMWLRAMGENFDTVNMDLSQKKWPGPIHKEIGNFLLDMILYDLKINANLLRPSLPQRMVPAFSTIYRPDITMLSSSEIKLHPIVARLFKVDSIESFTFDPSIVPMLSPPVPWVSKNIGGLMLGSPALIRMGYDMHHLDILKNVKDSQFPAVLDSLNTLSACAWIINKPVLDLQIEIFNSNGNSLLKISPPAADLPPLPTIKAEMTMKDKATVYRERMQLQQQKQDVHGLWCSDLYRLSIANKYRDEIFWFPHSMDFRGRTYPLPPHFNHLGSDNVRGMLLFAKGKRLGEKGYDWLKIHLVNLTGFKKRCSNQERLDYANSIMDLILDSADRPMTGNKWWQKADEPWQALACCMEIAKIERYTGRKEDYICHFPVHQDGSCNGLQHYAALGRDQAGAESVNLHPFENPKDVYSDVVELVEKIRKRDAEQGNEIAKVLEGFVKRKVIKQTIMTTVYGVTRFGAKLQIHRQLKDIKDFPIEQAWPASIYLTHTTFSCLREMFTATKDIQDWLTETARQISTFAPVDWVTPLGFPVLQPYFKKISKAETKHDKFKPNGMKQKNAFPPNFIHSLDSTHMMLTSLYCMHAGTTFVSVHDCYWTHACDVPIMNKICREQFVSMHKQPLLEDLSEHLIDQVKKYSQLPHLQEELKDKNVASLLKLLTDIPRRGTFDLNNVLKSTYFFS